From the genome of Treponema peruense:
TGACGGCGTTGTTGACTTCATTGACTGTTATTTCTTTGGAATTTTCGGATGGGAAAGATGGCCAACCTTTAACATAGCAGACTCTGCCGTTGTTGTATGCGGAATAATCTTTATCATAAGTTTTATTGTACAGGCTGTACACGACTCCAAAAATTCAAAATCTGAGGCTTCAAAATGAACAAAAAAGGATTTACACTTCTGTTTATACTTGTTTCTACAATAGCAAACGTTCTTCTTACGCTTTTGTGCATTGCTCTTCTTGCGCTTACTTTCATTGGTGTTCTTAAAGCATTCCATATAGAAGCAGGCAGCAGTGCCTACGGAACAGCCCTTGTTGTAAGTTTTCTTGTGGGGTTAATCATAAGTTTTTTTCTTTACACAAAGGTTTCCACGCTGATTATAAAGAAATTCAATATGACAGAAAAGTTTGAAGACAAATGGCTGGATCATTCACGTTCACGCTCGGAAAACGGCTCTTCCAGCAAAGAAAAGCCTCGCCAGACAAAGATGCCGTCTTCAGTTCTTCCTACTGATGAAGAAAAAGAAGAAAAGGAAAAGTGGGGCGAATAACCCAGACTGATTCCCATTCTATCAATAGCCGTCGCTCATGCTGCGGTTAATGTCACGCTGGTAAAGTTCCTGATAGACAAGGCTTCTTGTCTTGAGGGTATCTTTGAGTTCCTGTGGGAACGGCAGATAGCGCCAGAAAATTCCGCGCACTTCTTTTTCGAGTTTCTGCGTTCCCAAAGACTCTTTTGTAATCCACAGAATATAATCTTCTATAAAGAACTGCTTTACATCACCCTTCATTTTGTGTTCTTCCACATACTGGTAATAGTGTCCTGTAAGTCCGTCTGTCATCCAGTCGTAGGAAGCCTTTTCTTTTGCAACCTGCCATCTAAGGTCTGCCACTGCGGTAAGACACGCAATCTTCAAATCCCTGGGGTACATTGGAATTACAATGCGTCCGCGGCTGGTAACACGGTTCATTCTGTCAAAGGGTTCCCAGCAGAAGCCGTTGTCACCGTAAGTCGGCACAAGAAGAACATAGGGAACAATTCGGTGCATAACATTTTTGTGTACGCGGCAGAAGCACTGCGGATCAATTGATTCTATCCATGCAAGTTCCCTGAGTACGTTTTCGCGAAATCCGGTGCTTTTGTCAAAACAGTGGAAGAATTCACGCGTAAAAATCGGGAACTGGTTTCCCTGCCGGCCGCAGGTCATTTTTGCCATCTGTCGGATTGTCGTCATTTCGGTAAGAATATCCTCTGTTCCTACACTGACTTCTTCCACAAACTGTCCTGTCTTGTTGTTAAGGCTCTGTTCAATTTCCTTTGCTTCCTGAAGTTCGTCCAGGTAATTCATAAGTTCCCTGTCTATTTTCTGAAGTGCGTGGAACCTCTGCGTAATTTCGGCAAACAGTTTTTTCTGAATGTCTGTGTATGGCGCACGGTGCGGTTCAAGACCGATAATTTCTTCGTGGGTTGTAAGCGAAGTAATCCTGTCAGTTATTTCGTATTCAAGTGTATTGCGCTCACTTTCCTTTGAATTTACAATGCTTTCTAAACTCTGAAGCTTGCCGCTGTTTTTGCTCTTTAACTGCTGCAGGCGCTGGGCTTCTGCTGCGGGGGTTTTTGAAGCACGCATCGGAACTTCATCTGTTGTACTGAGCTTTAGATTTCCTAGAGCAATTTCGCGGATCCATTCGTCAACGTAAAGAACAGGTTCGCCGCTTGTGTTTTTTTCTATTGAACGCGCAAAAAAATCTTTTTGTTCCGGCCTGAAGAGAGAAGGCAACACTATGCCGAACCTCATTGCCATTTTTTTGCACTCTGCAATATTGGGGTTTGCCATTTTTGGGGCAAGACTTCTGAGAAATTCCCAGTATGCTGTAATTATCTGCTGGCGGTAAACTGCGCGGTCTTTTTTGTCTTCGCATTTGAGATATTTTATTAAAAGCTGGTGAAGTCTCTGCGAACTCTGGCCTTCACCGGTAAGACAGGTTTTGTAATAGGCCGGATCATCATAAACAGTGCTGGGCTCGTCTTCAAAAAATTTTTCAATCGGTCTGAATGCCTTGACGCTTAAATCTACTTCGGGAATGCCGTTTTTTACTTTTGGAACAGACATCATTGCATTGTGCTGTTTCTGGAGCTGTACTTCATATTCCTTCTGCTCAATCTGCTTTTCGTCGGCTTTTATATCTGCAGAGCTTTCGGGCAGACTGTCATTTGTTTCCGCAAGAAGCGCGGCAATGCTCGGGTCTATATCATCACTGTAGCTCATGTTTCCCCCATAAGGCAAGTTATCTTGCGAAATAATATTTTTTTATTATACCACGTTTGCAGTTATTTTCAACAGTTGAAACAACACTTAACTGCATTTGAGTGTTACTTCGCCGGAATGAAGTGTGCGCGTACTTTTGTCTTTGAGTTGAACAAGAAGGCCTGCATCGTCTGTTATGTCCAGAACCTCTGCACTGTAGGAACCGCTGTCTGTTCCGGCCAGAGGCGTGACCGTTACTGTCTTTCCCGAAAGAAACGAACGCGCGCGGTATTCACCAATAATGTTTTCTGATGACTCAAGAATACGTACGGTTTCCAGATAGACCCGTGCAAGAAGTGCTGTCCGTAAAGGAAGCTTCCCGTCACCTTCTGCAGAACAAATTCCCCCGGCTTTGGACAAAAGCTCGCGCGGCATGGCTGCATCTGCAACAATATTTATTCCTATACCAATAACGGCGGCTTCGACTTTTTGTGAAACAGGATTAAGTGTTCCTTCGGTAAGAATGCCACAGACTTTTTTTTCATTAAGATAAATATCGTTTACCCATTTGATACGGCATTCTGTTTTGCAAAGCGCGTCTATTGCACGGCATACACCTACAGCAGCCGCCACGGTGTAGACAGAAGCATCTGTTACCCCGGCGCGCGGTACGTAACATATGCTGAAGTAAATGCCGGACTCGGGCGGGGAATAGTAACTGCGTCCTACCCTTCCGCGGCCTGCGCTCTGTTGTGCTGCGGCAACAAGTGACAGATGAAGCTTTTCTCCTTCACAGGTGCGCGTTCCGTCAGAATTCAAAAGTGAAGTTGAGGTGCTTATTTTTCTTAACAGTTCTGAATTTGTACTGTCTGTTTTTTGCAAAAGCGTATACATCTTTTGGTGAAAACAATCGTATTCTTTTTGGGACGCAATTTTTTTTAGTTCCGCGAGAAAAGATTCTTCTGTAAAATTATCGCCGGTCATTTGTTTATGCTTTTCCCAAAAGGGAAAATTCGTTCACTGACGAACTGAATGCGATTCCGCTTCCGGGAACAGAAAGACAGTCCAAACTTCTTACGGCTTCAAGTACGGCATCTTTTTTGTCTTCGTCAACTACAATCATAAGCATTTCTTTTTCGGGAACAATGTGCATTCCAAAAAACTTTGCGTCATCTTCGCGGGCTGTTCCCCTTGCGTTGATTACCGTTCCACCGCCAGCACCGGCTTTTCTTGCTGCGGCCATTGCATCATCTGCATATCCTTTGTTGAGAATTACGGTTATGAGTTCTTTTTTGCAGTTCTGTGACATTTGTTCTGTTCCTCCTGTGATTGTACCAGTCTTAAGCATCTGTGAGGCGCCTGTTTCTATAAGGACGCCAAAGCCTGCACGTTCACTGCCGGCTGCTTCTTTTATTGCACGCGATATGTTTTCTTTTGTGCTGTTTTGGGCAAGTATCATTACTACATCGCGGGTAGATTCTCCCAGTCCAAGCGCTGCCATTACCGGGCTTGAACTTATGCGGCGTCCCATGAGTACTGTTCCGCCAAAGCTCCCTGCCGAAACTGCTGCGTCTGATATAAGTTCTGCCTTGTTGTGCGGAACGACGCTTATCAGAAGTGTGTATCCGTTCATTTTTCCTCCAGCGGCTGCTTTTTTGCAGACTCATTTTTTTTCTTGAAGACAATTCCAAGTATCTGTATTGCAATAAGCGGTGTCATTGCTACAAGTGCTATTACACCAAAGGCATCTGTTGCCGAACTTGCACCACCGGCAGTTGCAGCACCAAGTGTAAACGAAAGAATAAACGTGCTTGTCATAGGGCCACTCGCTACCCCGCCCGAATCAAACGCAATGCCTGTAAAAAGCGGCGGGCAGAAAAAAGTAAGTATGAGAGCAAGTGCATATCCCGGAACAAGTACGTACCACAGGCTGAATCCGTAAATTACCCGTAGCATACTTACAACAATTGCCGCAGCAACACCCGATGAAAGGGCCGCAAGCATAACCTTTCGTGGAATGGTTCCGCCGCTGACACTTTCTACCTGCTCGGTAAGTACCCAGACAGCGGGTTCTGCACAGACGACAATTGCACCGAATACAAAAGAAACTGCGGTTATCAATAAAGTCCAGATTCCGCCTGAAGCAAAAGCCTTTGTTCCCAGAATTTCACCAAGAGCTTTTCCTGCAGGCATGAATCCGCCGTTTACACCGACAAGAAAAAGAACAAGCCCTATGAAACCGTAGACAAGTCCCTTTACCATCCTGCGCACCTGAACCGGCGGCATCTTTAACAGAAAAATCTG
Proteins encoded in this window:
- a CDS encoding biotin--[acetyl-CoA-carboxylase] ligase, with product MTGDNFTEESFLAELKKIASQKEYDCFHQKMYTLLQKTDSTNSELLRKISTSTSLLNSDGTRTCEGEKLHLSLVAAAQQSAGRGRVGRSYYSPPESGIYFSICYVPRAGVTDASVYTVAAAVGVCRAIDALCKTECRIKWVNDIYLNEKKVCGILTEGTLNPVSQKVEAAVIGIGINIVADAAMPRELLSKAGGICSAEGDGKLPLRTALLARVYLETVRILESSENIIGEYRARSFLSGKTVTVTPLAGTDSGSYSAEVLDITDDAGLLVQLKDKSTRTLHSGEVTLKCS
- a CDS encoding P-II family nitrogen regulator, with translation MNGYTLLISVVPHNKAELISDAAVSAGSFGGTVLMGRRISSSPVMAALGLGESTRDVVMILAQNSTKENISRAIKEAAGSERAGFGVLIETGASQMLKTGTITGGTEQMSQNCKKELITVILNKGYADDAMAAARKAGAGGGTVINARGTAREDDAKFFGMHIVPEKEMLMIVVDEDKKDAVLEAVRSLDCLSVPGSGIAFSSSVNEFSLLGKA